One Mycolicibacterium pulveris genomic region harbors:
- a CDS encoding fatty acyl-AMP ligase — translation MSASIDHRGLLQIEDCLDVEGNVVLPPGVTLVSLIDRNIANLGDTVAYRYLDYTGSADGRAIEWTWVQLGQRIRAIGAALQRVASLGDRVAILAPQGLDYVAGFYGAVKAGMIAVPLFAPELQGHAERLDTALRDARPAVILTTRAVAHAVEAFLVRHTYQPSPQLIVVDEIPDSVSQAFTPVDLNVDDVSHLQYTSGSTRPPVGVEITHRAVGTNLIQMILSIDLLDRNTHGVSWLPLYHDMGLSMIGFPAVYGGHSTLLAPTAFLRRPERWIRALSDESRRGRVVTAAPNFAYEYAAQRGLPAAGENIELRNVVMIVGSEPVNMDAITTFAAAFAPYGLPETAIKPSYGIAEATLFVSTIAPDAVPTVVHLDRAQLAEGRAVPVAPDAKTALPQVSCGQVARSQWAVIVDPDAHVELADGRVGEIWLHGDNVARRYWARPEESRQTFNAKLRSRLAAGSHAQGAAADAAWMRTGDLGMYLDGELYVTGRRADVVVVDGRQHYPHDIEDTVAEASAMVRRGYVAAFGIDDDDVVIIAERASGTRRADPAPAIAAIRTAVADVHGLSVADIRFVPAGSIPRTTSGKLARRACREQYLRGEVRE, via the coding sequence GTGTCCGCATCTATCGACCATAGGGGTCTGCTGCAGATCGAGGACTGCCTCGACGTCGAGGGCAACGTCGTCCTACCGCCCGGGGTGACGCTGGTCTCGCTCATCGACCGCAATATCGCCAACCTCGGCGACACCGTGGCCTACCGGTACCTCGACTACACCGGATCGGCAGACGGTCGAGCCATCGAGTGGACATGGGTCCAGCTCGGGCAGCGGATCCGGGCGATCGGTGCAGCCCTACAACGCGTCGCGTCGTTGGGCGACCGGGTGGCGATCCTGGCCCCGCAGGGCTTGGATTACGTGGCCGGTTTCTACGGCGCGGTGAAGGCGGGCATGATCGCCGTCCCCTTGTTCGCCCCCGAACTTCAAGGACACGCCGAACGTCTGGACACCGCCCTGCGCGACGCCCGGCCCGCGGTGATACTCACCACGCGCGCCGTCGCCCACGCCGTCGAGGCGTTCCTGGTGCGGCACACGTACCAGCCGTCACCCCAGCTCATCGTCGTCGACGAAATTCCCGATTCGGTGAGCCAGGCGTTTACGCCGGTTGACCTGAACGTCGATGACGTCTCGCACCTGCAGTACACGTCGGGATCGACGCGGCCCCCGGTCGGCGTGGAGATCACGCACCGGGCCGTCGGCACCAACTTGATCCAGATGATCCTGTCGATCGACCTGCTGGACCGAAACACCCACGGGGTCAGTTGGCTCCCGCTCTACCACGACATGGGGTTGTCGATGATCGGCTTTCCCGCGGTGTATGGCGGTCATTCGACGCTGCTGGCACCCACGGCCTTCCTGCGTCGACCAGAGCGCTGGATCCGCGCGCTCTCCGACGAGTCGCGGCGGGGCCGGGTGGTCACCGCCGCGCCCAACTTCGCCTACGAGTACGCGGCGCAACGCGGCCTGCCCGCTGCGGGCGAGAACATCGAGTTGCGCAACGTCGTCATGATCGTCGGCTCCGAACCGGTCAACATGGACGCGATCACCACGTTCGCCGCCGCGTTCGCTCCCTATGGGCTGCCCGAGACGGCGATCAAACCCTCGTACGGCATCGCCGAGGCGACGCTGTTCGTGTCGACCATCGCGCCGGACGCCGTGCCGACCGTCGTGCACCTCGATCGTGCGCAGCTCGCCGAGGGACGCGCGGTGCCGGTGGCGCCAGACGCGAAAACCGCGCTGCCGCAGGTGTCATGCGGGCAGGTCGCGCGCAGCCAGTGGGCGGTGATCGTCGACCCCGACGCCCACGTCGAACTCGCTGACGGCCGGGTCGGTGAGATCTGGCTGCACGGCGACAACGTCGCGCGACGGTACTGGGCCCGGCCCGAGGAGTCCCGTCAGACGTTCAACGCCAAGCTGCGGTCGCGGCTGGCCGCGGGCAGCCACGCCCAGGGCGCAGCCGCCGACGCCGCATGGATGCGCACCGGTGATCTGGGGATGTATCTGGACGGTGAGCTGTACGTCACCGGTCGGCGCGCGGATGTGGTGGTCGTCGACGGTCGTCAGCACTATCCGCACGACATCGAGGACACGGTGGCCGAGGCCTCGGCGATGGTGCGCCGCGGCTACGTGGCGGCGTTCGGGATCGACGACGACGATGTGGTGATCATCGCCGAACGCGCATCGGGCACCCGCCGCGCCGATCCGGCGCCGGCGATCGCAGCGATCCGCACGGCGGTCGCCGATGTGCACGGCCTTTCGGTCGCCGACATCCGCTTCGTGCCTGCCGGCTCTATCCCGCGGACTACCAGCGGCAAGTTGGCGCGCCGAGCCTGTCGGGAACAGTATCTGCGCGGCGAGGTTCGCGAATGA
- a CDS encoding TetR/AcrR family transcriptional regulator, producing the protein MQASAERQLEPRERILRAAADILTEHGREAVTTRSVSAAAGVQPPTIYRHFGDMRQLIDDAASLGMADYLNAKRRRRLTDDPVEDLRGGWNLHVEFGIRNPTTYTVLYGDPRPDATPRAVAEGDAILKRLIQRIAEAGRLRVGVDRAADMVHSACRGVTLTLISRPPVARDLELSNATREAILAAITTDRPDDLLQDARTAARAMALKAVLETADAAVLTKAETALLVEWLDRLAQ; encoded by the coding sequence ATGCAGGCTTCAGCGGAGCGACAGCTCGAACCACGGGAGCGCATTCTGCGCGCGGCCGCCGACATCCTCACCGAGCACGGGCGTGAGGCGGTCACCACCCGAAGTGTCAGCGCCGCCGCTGGCGTCCAGCCGCCGACGATCTACCGGCATTTCGGCGATATGCGCCAACTGATCGACGACGCCGCCAGTCTCGGCATGGCCGACTACCTCAACGCCAAACGCCGTCGCCGGCTGACCGACGACCCGGTCGAGGACCTTCGTGGGGGCTGGAATCTTCACGTGGAGTTCGGGATTCGCAACCCGACGACCTACACCGTGCTGTACGGCGACCCGCGCCCAGACGCCACGCCGCGAGCGGTCGCAGAAGGTGACGCCATCCTCAAGCGGCTGATCCAGCGCATCGCCGAAGCCGGGCGACTGCGCGTCGGCGTCGACAGGGCCGCGGACATGGTGCATTCGGCGTGCCGCGGCGTCACGCTCACCCTGATCTCCCGGCCGCCGGTCGCCCGCGACCTCGAACTGTCCAACGCCACCCGCGAAGCGATCCTGGCGGCCATCACCACCGATCGCCCCGACGATCTACTCCAAGATGCCCGCACGGCCGCGCGCGCCATGGCGCTGAAAGCGGTCCTGGAAACGGCCGACGCCGCCGTGCTCACCAAAGCCGAGACGGCGCTGCTCGTCGAGTGGCTTGATCGGCTGGCCCAATGA
- a CDS encoding methylated-DNA--[protein]-cysteine S-methyltransferase: METLQFRSVDSPVGPLTLAGRNGRLMHLRMVDQTYEPSRDNWEPDDSAFPKAVAQLEAYFAGERREFDLELDLVGTAFQRRVWEALLTIPYGETRSYGEIARQIGSPGAFRAVGLANGHNPIGIIVPCHRVIGANGSLTGYGGGLDRKKMLLGLERSHASAQPTLFG; this comes from the coding sequence ATGGAAACCTTGCAGTTTCGTAGCGTCGACAGTCCGGTGGGCCCGCTGACGTTGGCCGGCAGGAATGGTCGACTCATGCATCTGCGGATGGTTGACCAGACCTACGAGCCGAGCCGCGATAACTGGGAGCCCGACGATAGCGCCTTCCCCAAGGCCGTCGCCCAGCTGGAGGCCTATTTCGCCGGTGAGCGCAGGGAGTTCGATCTGGAGCTCGACCTGGTCGGCACGGCGTTCCAGCGCCGAGTTTGGGAGGCGCTGTTGACGATCCCGTACGGTGAGACCCGCTCGTACGGCGAGATCGCTCGACAGATCGGATCGCCCGGCGCATTCCGTGCGGTGGGACTGGCCAACGGCCACAACCCGATTGGCATCATCGTGCCATGTCACCGGGTGATCGGGGCGAACGGCAGCCTCACCGGTTACGGCGGCGGCCTGGATCGGAAAAAGATGCTGCTCGGACTCGAACGGTCACACGCGTCGGCGCAGCCCACGCTCTTCGGGTAG
- a CDS encoding alpha/beta hydrolase family protein, which translates to MQPFGVQYGFSPLPEEADRDSAWQAAAQRVDVMIGCTREETGVIAALIPPLGAAFRAPVLGRIARPLITAPTTRSMYDSPARQFVARHRAAGGRAYRYRLTWRPDDNACGAAHLTDLPLLLGTRQAWKDAAILGETEWAEVDRRGRAIRRIWAEFARTGALSHTEANDTITFRLD; encoded by the coding sequence ATGCAGCCGTTCGGGGTGCAATACGGGTTTTCCCCCTTGCCGGAAGAGGCCGACCGGGACTCCGCATGGCAAGCGGCAGCACAGCGCGTCGATGTGATGATCGGATGCACTCGGGAAGAGACCGGGGTGATCGCGGCGCTCATCCCGCCGCTGGGCGCCGCGTTCCGTGCGCCCGTCCTGGGGCGCATCGCGCGGCCGCTGATCACCGCACCCACCACCCGGAGCATGTATGACAGCCCCGCCCGACAGTTCGTCGCCCGGCACCGAGCGGCCGGCGGCCGCGCTTACCGGTATCGCCTGACGTGGCGGCCGGACGACAATGCATGCGGGGCCGCGCATCTCACCGATCTGCCGCTTCTGCTCGGCACCCGTCAAGCATGGAAAGACGCCGCTATTCTGGGAGAAACGGAGTGGGCTGAGGTGGATCGCCGGGGTCGCGCCATCCGACGCATCTGGGCCGAGTTCGCCCGAACCGGCGCGTTGTCACACACCGAGGCCAACGACACGATCACCTTCCGGTTGGACTGA
- a CDS encoding DNA-3-methyladenine glycosylase 2 family protein: MYDDFDRCYRAVQSKDARFDGWFVTAVLTTRIYCRPSCPVRPPHAGNMRFYPTAAAAQKAGFRPCKRCRPDASPGSPEWNVRGDVVARAMRLIADGTVDRDGVTGLASRLGYTTRQLERLLQAEVGANPLALARAQRTQTARILIETTELPFSDVAFAAGFASIRQFNDTVRSVCDMTPTVLRQRARARFGRSDGGTGALSLRLPVRTPFAYEGVFGHLAASAIPGVEEVRDGAYRRTLRLPNGNGIVSLTPQPDHVRCRVTLDDFRDLATAIARCRRLLDLDADPEAVVDALSSDPDLNALVAKAPGQRIPRAVDEQELALRVVLGQQVSIKRARTYAGRIVAGYGRRITDADGALTHVFPSVAQLADIDPAHLAFPTTRQRALITLIRAIADGEVVLDAGCDWNSTRAQLRAIPGIGDWTAEVIAMRGLGDPDAFPTSDLGVRLAAEKLGLPCTQRALAEHSKRWRPWRSYATQHLWTALEHAVNEWPPKEKSDGNLAVS; encoded by the coding sequence GTGTACGACGATTTCGACCGCTGCTACCGGGCCGTGCAGTCCAAGGACGCCCGGTTCGACGGCTGGTTCGTCACCGCCGTGCTCACCACCAGAATCTACTGCCGACCGAGTTGCCCCGTCCGGCCGCCCCACGCCGGCAACATGCGGTTCTATCCGACCGCAGCCGCAGCGCAGAAGGCCGGCTTCCGGCCGTGCAAACGCTGCCGTCCCGACGCGTCGCCGGGCTCACCGGAGTGGAACGTGCGCGGCGACGTGGTGGCCCGCGCCATGCGGCTCATCGCCGACGGCACCGTCGATCGCGACGGGGTCACCGGCCTGGCCAGCCGTCTGGGCTACACCACCCGGCAACTCGAACGGCTGCTACAGGCCGAGGTCGGCGCCAACCCGTTGGCGCTGGCCAGGGCCCAGCGCACCCAGACCGCGCGGATCCTGATCGAAACCACCGAACTGCCCTTCAGCGACGTCGCGTTCGCCGCCGGCTTCGCCAGCATCCGCCAATTCAATGACACCGTCCGCAGCGTGTGCGACATGACGCCGACAGTGTTGCGCCAACGCGCGCGAGCGCGGTTCGGCCGAAGTGACGGCGGCACCGGGGCGCTCTCGCTGCGGTTGCCCGTGCGCACCCCGTTCGCCTATGAGGGTGTGTTCGGCCACCTGGCTGCCAGCGCGATTCCCGGGGTCGAGGAGGTGCGCGACGGTGCCTACCGGCGGACGTTGCGACTACCCAACGGCAACGGAATCGTGAGCCTCACACCGCAACCCGACCATGTGCGGTGCCGAGTCACCCTGGACGACTTCCGTGATCTTGCCACCGCGATCGCCCGCTGCCGGCGCCTGCTGGATCTCGATGCCGACCCCGAGGCGGTTGTCGACGCGCTGAGCAGCGACCCTGATCTGAATGCGCTCGTCGCGAAGGCACCCGGGCAGCGGATTCCTCGCGCGGTCGACGAGCAGGAACTGGCGCTGCGCGTGGTGCTGGGCCAACAGGTGTCGATCAAAAGGGCCCGCACCTACGCCGGCCGGATTGTCGCCGGCTACGGAAGGCGCATCACCGACGCGGACGGCGCGCTCACCCACGTGTTTCCCTCCGTCGCCCAGCTTGCCGACATCGACCCGGCGCATCTTGCCTTTCCGACGACGCGCCAACGTGCCCTGATCACCTTGATCCGAGCGATCGCCGACGGTGAGGTGGTGCTGGACGCGGGATGCGACTGGAACAGCACCCGTGCGCAACTACGCGCAATACCCGGTATCGGGGATTGGACCGCCGAGGTGATCGCCATGCGTGGACTCGGCGATCCCGACGCCTTCCCGACCAGTGACCTGGGAGTGCGACTCGCCGCCGAAAAGCTGGGGTTACCGTGCACTCAGCGGGCGCTTGCCGAGCACAGTAAGCGTTGGCGGCCCTGGCGTTCCTACGCCACGCAGCACTTGTGGACGGCCCTCGAGCACGCGGTCAACGAATGGCCGCCGAAGGAGAAAAGTGATGGAAACCTTGCAGTTTCGTAG
- a CDS encoding NUDIX hydrolase, protein MTISYDDALREQIRERLAAHRRTVTDPAKRHAAVAVVLVDSALGEDRVDPAPVDDWIGGRPMPEAGLDGRMIDVSGGAAFLLCRRAARLSSHAAQWALPGGRLDPGETVEEAALRELDEEVGVRLSDSTVLGVLDDYPTRSGYIITPVVIWGGGRLDLRPAPEEVVAVYRVGLHQLQRDDSPRFVSIPESPRPVVQIPLGGDLIHAPTGAVLLQLRWLCLEGRSDPVDTLEQPVFAWS, encoded by the coding sequence GTGACCATCAGCTACGACGACGCGCTGCGCGAACAGATCCGGGAACGCTTGGCCGCGCACCGCCGCACCGTGACTGACCCCGCCAAGCGCCACGCCGCGGTCGCGGTGGTTCTCGTCGACTCCGCGCTCGGTGAGGACCGAGTGGACCCAGCGCCCGTCGACGACTGGATCGGCGGACGGCCGATGCCGGAAGCCGGACTCGACGGTCGCATGATCGACGTGTCGGGTGGTGCGGCGTTTCTGCTGTGCCGCAGGGCCGCTCGGCTGTCGTCGCACGCCGCCCAGTGGGCGCTGCCAGGAGGCCGCTTGGACCCGGGCGAAACCGTCGAGGAAGCCGCATTGCGCGAACTTGACGAAGAGGTCGGCGTGCGGCTGTCGGATTCAACGGTGCTCGGCGTCCTCGACGACTACCCGACGCGGTCGGGCTACATCATCACGCCGGTGGTGATCTGGGGCGGCGGACGGTTGGACCTGCGCCCTGCACCCGAGGAGGTGGTGGCGGTCTACCGCGTCGGCCTGCACCAGCTGCAGCGCGACGATTCGCCGCGGTTCGTCAGCATCCCGGAAAGCCCTCGCCCCGTCGTGCAGATTCCGCTTGGCGGTGACCTGATCCACGCACCCACGGGTGCGGTGTTGTTGCAGCTGCGCTGGCTCTGTCTGGAAGGCCGCAGCGACCCGGTCGACACGCTCGAACAACCCGTTTTCGCCTGGTCCTGA
- a CDS encoding cytochrome P450 → MLPDLQRLATGIVDEVANAGQCDVVELAGRMAGYTAAALLGIPREHGHRLHELFMITHSSPDVVGEEAFHSAFAEMAAMGFEALAAKRADPADDVLSAYAQMKVDGRPITDIEFFGNFILLADGSLDTSRNLISAGMKLLFDHPGVRRRLADDLDALLPGAIEEMLRLLSPVVYIRRLATEDTVLAGQRIAKGDRVVICYGSGNRDERVYDDPEEFDIDRKRGDHMAFGGGGPHFCVGSHVGRAEGMVMIRELLTRLPDIAQAGPETWAATSLTSGLASLPVRYTPQST, encoded by the coding sequence ATGTTGCCCGACCTGCAGCGGCTGGCTACCGGAATCGTCGACGAGGTGGCAAATGCAGGCCAATGCGATGTCGTCGAACTCGCAGGCCGAATGGCCGGGTACACGGCAGCGGCACTGCTGGGTATTCCTCGCGAACACGGCCACCGCCTGCACGAGTTGTTCATGATCACCCACAGTTCGCCAGATGTGGTGGGGGAGGAGGCTTTCCACTCGGCATTCGCCGAAATGGCCGCAATGGGTTTCGAGGCGCTCGCCGCCAAGCGAGCCGATCCGGCCGATGACGTGCTGAGCGCCTACGCCCAAATGAAAGTGGACGGTCGCCCGATCACCGACATCGAGTTCTTCGGCAACTTCATCCTGCTTGCCGACGGCAGCCTCGACACTTCGCGCAACCTGATCTCCGCCGGGATGAAGCTGTTATTCGATCATCCCGGCGTGCGTCGGCGTCTGGCCGATGATCTCGACGCGCTGTTACCAGGTGCGATCGAGGAGATGTTGCGGCTGCTCTCGCCGGTGGTCTACATCCGCCGTCTTGCCACCGAGGACACCGTGTTGGCCGGCCAGCGGATCGCCAAGGGCGACCGGGTGGTGATCTGTTACGGCTCGGGCAATCGGGACGAGCGGGTCTACGACGATCCCGAGGAGTTCGACATCGACCGTAAACGCGGCGACCACATGGCCTTCGGCGGTGGTGGTCCGCATTTCTGCGTCGGGTCGCATGTGGGTCGGGCAGAGGGGATGGTGATGATCCGCGAGTTGCTCACCCGGCTGCCAGACATCGCGCAGGCGGGTCCGGAAACGTGGGCAGCGACCAGTCTCACGTCCGGCCTCGCATCGTTACCCGTGCGCTATACGCCGCAAAGTACCTGA